The genomic stretch ATGCATAGCAGTACAAGGCAGCAAACTcctaatgctgctgctgctagacAGTAGAGCATTTAGTTGCATTTCaacaaaatggggaaaaacatAAACCAAATTCCTAAAaaatctgtgctgctgagcaaagCACAAGGTGAACAAACTTCTAAATGATTAAAGcagtctgtctgtctgtccacTGAATGGTGTGGGGTCCCCTGAATGGGTCAGAGATACTCATGATTCAGTCTAAGAACAGCCACAGACTCTGCAAAATGTATGTTCAATCACACCTTTCCAAAAGGAAGAGTCACCTCAAATCTCCCAGTTTCTTTGGAGACAGTGCTTGCCTTGCTGCTCCCGCATTTCTCTGCAGAGGCTCTTTGTTCATTTCAGACAGCACTGAGACAACCAGGGCTGCCCCAAGATCACAAGAGATGCTGAAGGACAGTGACTCAATTCCTCAAGTTCCCTGCCAATGACTCTCACATCTCTATCAGCTATCTCTGTCTTGGTCTTGAGGTGGCACTTTGCAAACTGCTCTGCGTGGCCAGGCATTAAGGATCTTTTCCAGTTACCTGTGGTCAGTCCAATAAACAGAAGCTTCAGGAAGAGCCTTCTAGACACAACCAAGGTGGAAAAAGTATTCTGTAACTACCAGCAGGGTTCATGAATTTGTAGGGATCACTTTGATCTTTGGTAGGACTGTAGCCTCCCTGCTTGGATTATTAGATGCAAAGGCGGCTGCAATCAAAAAACAAtcctctctgcttcctttggATGAAGGCTGGCTTTCAGACTCCCCAAACTCTGCCCCCCAGCCTGTTGCTGAACACCCTGACACAAGCAGTGAGGGTAAATCAGCATTGTTGGCTTAGCCAAGACGTCTCTGACTGCACTCAGCGCATAAGCAATTAAATGGGTTCTTTTGCCTTGCGTGCCTGTACATGCTGTAAACGCTTCAACCTCAATTGACTTTTTGGTAAATGATTTTCCTTTGTTGAAATGATGCTGATGCAGCTCCCGATTCAAATTCTTagttaaaatgcaatttttttcctaacatttcCCAGCTATAGTTGGTAATTGACTCCTAATGGACTCTGTCATGGTTGAAATGATGCTAGTGCAACAACAGAAACTGCTTCTCTGCCCACCCTGGCGTTCCTATCCACTATATGCCTGCAGACAGGCACCAGCCAGCATTTAGGGCTGGACTCCCTTACCTTGGCATCCTCAGCATCTTTCCAGCCCCATTCTCCATTACCACCCTTTCTTCattaccaccaccaccaagctGCTTTCTTCAGAGGGGTATACACCAGCCATGGTTGAGATTTACCATATCAACCCTCAAGGGAATTCAATGCACAATGTGCCCAATGATATTACATTAATTACACTTAGGGGCAGGGGGAAACGAAAACAATGCTTTGAGGAAGTGGTGTCCATTAGGCACCCTTCATCAAACATTAACTGTCTAACATTCTCTACTTCCCTCCCTGCTATGCACAGACCCTTTTGGAGGACAATGACACAAGTGCTCTCTGTTCACAACATGGAGGGACAGGAATTCCGATGGATTCATTGGAAAtatctgagatttttttaacaGCTCTTTTCTACTGAAAGGCTGAATTTGTTCAGTCCACACTGTCCTCTTTCCAGAAAGGGAAACTGAGGTAACATCAATTGTGAATTAAAACCTATACTCTGGGCTCCTTAGACTTTAGCTCAGCTCAAGGAGAAATAAGAAGCAATAACTACCAGAATACAAGAGTCCCaaagcagggctgctctgatcAAAGCTGAGGATCAGGAGAGGGGCACGTACTGAGCTTGGGAGACACTGCTGAGACCCAGAagtgggaaaggaaagggaaacatGGACTAGAAAAAGAAGGCAGGTGAAAGACAATGGGTTGATGGGACAACCCTGCACAGCAGTACCAGAATACACTTGGGAGAAGCAGGGAGACAGATATTTCTCCCTGCCATGAGGCATGAATGGCTGGCAATATTTCATCCCATTTTtcagagagggaaggggaaacagGATTTAAACCAGCATTTCTCAAATGGGAGAGAGACAGAGTACACACCAGAGGACTCTGACAATGGCTGCCTTAGACCAATCTGCCTTCAAAAGACATAACAAAAAAAGCATCTGCCAGAAGGCAGCCAGCAGCTACTCCCCCTAAAAGAGCTGAGGGCTTGATCCCAGTAGggctgctgaaggaaaatgtTGCCCAGCCAAAGCATaagcagggaaaaggagaaaagagtttaaaaaaagacaaaaagaaaaaaaaaaaaaaaaagaaaaaaggagaaatgtttACAGGCTTTTCTGTCTCCTTCTTCTGTGGCAGCTTCTTCTTAGGAGCCTTGCGCTCGGCGCGCCTCTGCTCAGTGGTGGTGTCAGCAGCTGTGATAAGCTTCTGCAGGTCTTGAgttctcttctccctctctttcttcctggtTTCGATTTTGCGGAGCTCCTGGATGAGGTATTCTTCTTCTGCCACCTGCAGACCAGAGCACGTAAACGCaatcagagcagcagaggagggcCAGCAAGGTAAGGGAGCCATCTACCGGTAACAGCTCGGCTCCGGGCCAGCCCGCGAATGACAAAGTTTTGCAGAGCACATGATGATCCATAGCCTTCCCCTGCATCCATGGTAATACCATGCTACAAACTGGCAGGTACTGTATCACAACATCCAGGATGTACACGTCAGCAGCATCCATAAATGATTAATCTCATCTCCAGACAAAGAGACCAAGAGCACAGATAGAAGGGTAAAAATGCTCAAATACACTGTAGTTGCGAATGGAGTGTCGTGAAAAGCTGGCTCCCCTTCCCAGACCTAGCATGTAGAACCTAGAGCAGCTATGCCTAATATCAGCACACCTATCAACATGGGAATGACAAGCAGAGGTGTCACACATATGAAGTTCTCATTAAGACAGACCTACTAACAGAAAGAGATGCTCTCCCCCAGCCTTTGAGGAACACACAGTTCCTTAACCCCTAATGGGACCCATTACATGGCTTCAACAAACAGAACTAAACATGTAGATTCACAATCTCTGATGCTTTCTGGTAAGATTTTTACTCTCAACAGAAGTAATCCTCCTCTCAACAGAAGTAATCCTCCTCCCATGAGACTTGGTGATTCAAAATCACATTGATCTGCAAACTTATTCTATTCAGGGAACTAATACAGTGTTACAGAGAAGGTGTTGGCAGTTACCAGAGACGATAACCCTCATCCTCACCATAACCCTCTCCCATGTATAGTCAGATTTCTCAGTTATTGTCTTTTTGCATTCCATAAAATTACACAAACTCAACGACAAAGTTGCTCCTTTCTTGTccattctttccctttcccacaCTATTTCAGCTACCTACTGATTCAACTTAACGTAAATTTTCTTGAGCAGTGATGCTCTCCTTCCCAAGTTACCTGCTCTGGTGTCCTATTGTACAGCCTTTCCAGCTGTTCTTTCCTTCGCCTCTCGTGGCCAGCATCAAAGACTGGGATTTTCAGGTCTGTGCCTGGAGCCGCGCGAATATTAGCCAGCTTGGCACAGATGTGATAGTATCGTTCCTTCAGGTCCTCCACTGATCTTTTCTGTGGAAGACATCACAGGAGGACAATATTATGGAAGAACCAAGCAAAACCTTGTGCAGTAGCCAGCTGAGGACCCCTGGCTGAAGGGTATCAGGTAGGGTAAAGACAGTGCCTGGCAGGAAGACCAGCGGGGAGCCTGGCCAGTCCCAGTGGAACAACCACATGGAAGAGGGAGTTTCTCAGTCCTCTGAACTGCTCCAGACAATGGCCATTCAAGCCATAAACAAGAAGGTATCAGCTGCCGCAACTCTTTGCCCATTGATACATGAAATCTAAGCTGTGTTCCCTCACTCCAAGCACCAAAGGTGTTTGGGCTGCTCAGCTGGGCAAACTCTCGTTATTTGACTTTGCTACAGCTCCCTACATGAGCATTTCAGAGGGCACCAAAAAGTTCCAGCATTTGGAGCTGTTCCGTAGCAGTCACATCATTCCCCCATCACCAGGAGACATGGAACCAGCAACTGCAGGAGATTTATGACTATGAAACCAGTGCTGCATCTTCAGACCACTGACGGTCCCTGCTTCACAGGAGAGATGACAGAAACATGCACCAGGCCAGGAGCAGCACCAAGGAAATATCATAATCCCTGGGGACCACTAGCAGATACTTCTCCCAGGACCTAGCCTGTAATCTAGGACACCTATCCTGCTCAGCTAAACAATCTCCGGAGCTGCCTCACCTTCGAGGAACAATGAGTTATTCTCCTGGCAGGGCAAACCTTCTAACTTTCTAATAAAACACAACAGGGAATGAGCACAAGTCACAGTGGATTTAATTAcaaacaaagcaagcagcaaTGCCCTGTGCTGGAAATTCAATATTCCCTGCTGCCAATAATTCATTATTTCTCCCTAATTAAGTTGATATAAAGGGTAATTTGGTCTTTGCAGTGCAGCAAGCCCTGCACGTGCCATTGCAGCAGGTTGCTAGCAGCACCTTGGCCCCTGGGACTCACCTTGAACTGCTGATGATCGTAGCGGTCGTGAATCACCACAAAGCGCAGATCGAAACGCCGAGCCAGGTCAAAGAGGTGGTCTGTCTCAGCTTTGGTCCACGCATCATCATGGAGATACATCTGGTATTCCTGCTCCGAGTAGACAGGTACCTGCACTGCCTacgcagagaaaagaaaaacatggtaTCTCTCTTGCAGCAATTTTCACTGCCAGCTGGTAAGGGCCTTGAGCCAAGAACAAGAGGAGGGCATTGACAGGAGAGGGTAGGAAACATGACAAGCAGGCAGAGGACTTGATAAGGAGCAATGTGTGATCTCAGGGCCACAAACAATGTTCTGGGAAGCCTATCAGGAACTACTGTCTGGGAGGCTGAAACCTATTTCAGGTGGCTGGCACAGGCAGAGGTCAGCAACCCACATCCTGACTACAGGTTTCAAACTTATCAGGCTAACACGACAGTGAACCAAAGGTTCAGCCGGCCTCTCTGCATTCCTCCCGTATAGCAGCAGCAACACCTTGACATAAACTGCTTTGACGGCCAACTCTACTTGGTCTGGGACATGCTTACTTATACAGGAAGAACAGGAAAGGCAAGGAGCAGTAGTTCCTAGCCTTTAGAACACCTTCTGCTTTGATAAACACAActcatttctttcatgtttgGTGCAGACAGCGCCATGAATATCTGAAAGGCTGGGTACTGTACAACTGAGGGCCATAAACTTGGCAAACAACTTTGCCCCTCCTTTCCTCATCCACCCTTTCTCCAGCAGAGCCACAGGGCCAAAAGACAGTTCAGCTCTCAGGAGTGTCCCAGGTGTCTAAAAGGCCAAACCCACACCACTGTCCCAACCCTGGAATTGCTTTGCAAGGACTCTATCCAGAACACAAGAGTCACGAGTactaaagaaacaataaaaatacttaCTGTATATGGGGAAGTCCTAGCACATGGTAAAGCAAAAGTACCACCAAGCCTGGGCTTTCCTCCTTTTCACCCTTCCACCACTTCTGCAGAGGAACTGTGCTCAGCCTGAGGAGGTCCTGCTTCCACCAGAAAACACTGTGCACATGTGAGCAGCACATCTGTCAACAACACTATGCCCCCTGAGTCCTACACCAGAAAAGTCCTCCTCATGAACCCCATACAGCTCAGAGGAGAACTTCTGAGCCTCCAATAACAACCTCTTTAGGTCTACTGCCTTTCTTCCATCACTTAGAGACAGAACCTTAGATGTGAAGCATATCTCTTGGGGAGGCACTGCAcctcagccttccagtaccacTTCCACCAGGAAAAAAGCCTGACTAGACACCATAAGGATGCCCTATGTACATCgtgaaaaacagaattattttctggAGTAGCAAACACACACGAAAAGAGCTATCAGGGCCTTTTGCAGTGGAAGTAAGGGAAGTAAGGGAAGGTGGCAGGCGCCTTATCAGAGGAGAGAATGGGACAAGAGCAGACAGACACTTCCAAACACTTCCCCAGTCATGAGAACTGAGAATGTAGGAACTCAGATGGAAAAACATGAGATGCCTCTAAGTTCAAATGCAATGTAGCCATGAAAATGCAAGTATGACCCCCAGAAAGGAATTTCCAGCAGAAGCTGGCAAGGTTTCGCTTGCACAATACCTTGGTAGGAATGCCAACCACAACTCTACCGACCCCTTTTTGGAAAAGATGAACAAGTACCCGTTTCAGGGCAACACGGATGAGTAATGGGGTGGGGAGCTTGTCTTCCAACAGCAGACTGTAAGAGAAAGGAGCCTGGCAAAAGAAGCCTGAAAGGGAATCTGACTGCAGGCTTCAAGTATGCTACAGGGAATGAAAGGAATAcccacaggaagaaaagaacaactGAAACAAGGACAAAGAAATTGGTTTGCAAGGAAATGCCAATTTAACATGGAAAATTTAACCTAGAAATAAGAAATGGAGCAGAGACAGTCTGGAACAGCTTCCCAAGGAAGCACAGGGGCAAGAAAATCCAAGTGCTTTTCAAAAGTAACTTGATCAGTTTATGAAAGGGAATGGATGGTGCCGGACCTGAAAGAGCCAAGAGGAAAATTCAATGGCTCAGAAAACCCTTCTCAGTCCTATATTTCACACTATAAACTCACACAATGATGGGCATTAAATTAGCTGAAACTGCTCAGGAAAAATCCTGGAGCCATGAGACAGTTCTGAGAAAACATTAGCACAATGCCTTGCAGTGCTGAAAAGGCAAACTGAATAGTAAAAATGATCACggaaacaaagagaaacacaGCCAATGTACAAACCTGCTATGCTGCCCTAAGTGAAACACTCACTCCTAGTCCACCCATTTCAAAAGAAAGGGTATTTGAGAACAGGGTGAGACAGGGCACAGAAGGGCAGATGTATGTCACATTACAGAGAAAACAGTGCACAGCAAGGACAATTTATTATGTCATGTAACACAAGATCTCAGAGGCACCAAATGAAACCTCAAGGCAGCAGTTTAAAATGAACAGAAGCAATACCTCTGCACACCATGCAAAGTTAACCTGAGGAATTTGTTACCATGGGGTATTCACAGAGCAGCTTTCTGCCCAGAACCTAGAGAGAATTATTAAACACAAATTCCAAGTTAAGAAATCCTTGAACTAATGACCACCAGAAGCTAGGAAAAAATGCTCTGTACTTTCCCCATTCTCATCCTCTTTCCCTAAGCCTTTACTAATGTTAGCCAGAAACAGAGAATCAGCCAAGAGAGGCCTTTGCTCTGGCACCAATGAAGCTGCTTTTATATTCCTATTTCACACCCTGGATCAAGGTTTAGTGTACACTGTGAAACCTAAGTTTATATTTTAGATCAATGCAATGATCAGGATCCTGCAATGAACAGGAGGGATTTGGTTTGGGGActggaagcagagagaaaaggcaaaggaacTGACTGAGCTTGAGGGACCAGTAAGACAGACTACACGGGAAAATGGCTTATGCCTAGGGGAGTAAGAAATTTGGGCAGAAGTATCAAGTACGTGAGAAGGAACCCACAGAAGAGtttagaaaagtaaataaaattccTCTGACATAGCAAATATCTGCAAAACTTCTCATCAGTGCCTTCTACCCTCTTAACCATGGATCACAAGGGTAACAACTTGCTCCTAATATTACGTGATTGGGCACGTGCAGATGGCAGAGGTCTGTACCACTAATCTAAAGGTTGCAGCCTTGCTGAAGGCTCTTCTGTCTGTCAATTCACAGTACATGATAAAGTTAAGGAAACAAGAATCACATAATTACAACCCATGTGTGGCTCCCTCTGATAAACTCAGTTGAACTCAGCCAAAAGCAGTTACAGCAGTAGAGTCTTAGAGACAATTACACCCCCAAAGTTTCCCTCAGAAAGCCAGGCAGGTGCCTTGACTGAGTCATGCTTCAGACTTCTAccatagacaccctagagaagAGATATGACACAAGGCTCTTACCAACATCccagcaagaggaaaagcatCGGTCAGAGCTTAAGCCTTCTAACACACAAGGTTAATCAACCACTTAACTCTGCAGGAAGCCAGGCTTTGACAGAACTGATGCTCTGTGGGTTACAAACTTTAAGTGTTGCATATGCAAGTAGAGCTTTTGTGGAAATCATGTTagcacacacttttttttttcccccttcagatCTGCATCATGAAGGGAATTAAATTATATTATGAAGGCACCCTAACTCTGCTCCTTCCTAACTTTGGAGGCCCTGACTTTGAAGTATAAATCttgatgtagtttttctttgtGCATACACATGAAAGCCCCAGCCACTCAAAGCAGATACATCTGGGACAAAAGACAGCAGGAGATTACAACAACACATTGTGACAATTTAATGTAAGACGCAAAGAACAAGGTACTGCACCACACTGATACCACAGGAGCAATTTCAGAGGGAACACAACGCAATTCAGTATCTATGCTGGAATCTGGCCAAGAGGCTCCAAGCCAGCCTTTTTTACCACACAGCTCTAGCGATTTTTTTCACACTGGGCAGAATAACAAGACTTATGACTTTAATGTCTGTCTCAGAATAGAGTATCTTTCACCACCCGGAGCCTGTAATCAGGGGAACGATGTCGGTTAGGAACGGAATGAGATGGCAGAGTGCCTCTTTACCAAATCAATAACAAGATATGGTAAGGAGCACCTAAAACACAGGAGACCCTAGCAAGCTCTGACCACATACTGATCCCACATAGCTCGAATGATTTAGAGACATCATAGTCTGCGGTCACGTGGCTGTAAGGCCATTCTgcaatttaaaatgcaattgcCAAATGTAACTCAGCCACCACTTGTTGAAAGGACCAACTTCCTGTCTGGATGCTCAAGAAGTTGACAAAAGGGTATTTTCCAGCTGCTATTTATATGCTTTTGCTCGAAAGTGCTCCCACTTACTTTATTGAACCTGGCAAAAGGGTagtcctttccttcctctgctgctctcctccagTGGTAGAACATTGCTCCATCTTTTCTTGCTGGGTTGGTGAAAGGCATCCACTTCCAAGGCCGGACTTTCTTGGATCCCAGCTTTGCTTTGACTGTTCGATAACCCTGAGTTGTATCACTTGGCAGCAGCGGAGGTGCATCCCTGTGGTGGAGAAAAGCACTGAGTgacaaaagcaagcagcagcccACAACAAACCCAAAGAGATTTCAGACTCAGTGGGATCTGCCACCCAAATGTTTAGGGTGAGAAAACATGAGTTTAAACTTTATTCAGGTTCTACACCTCCAGACTGCAATGTCTCCATCATCAGAGGACAGAATACACTGCCTGGATGGATTTGGACAGAGCCATCAAACTATGCAAGAGACCTCTAAGGCAAGGGTTCAATCATACAAGCTAAATACAGGCTGCAGCAGAActctttctgcagaaataaaagcaggtgCTACTCCCAGttgcaaataaaagagaatTAGACACAGAAGGGTAAGAATACTGCCTTGTCTGCTCTAAACTATTGTGTCTTCACCCAATTCATCTCCTAGACAGAGCAAACCCCTCAGACTTAGTAGAGAGAAAACAGGCACTGTTCATGACAAAGAGAGAAGGGCACAAGCATGGGCCAAGCACAAAGGTGAATCAATGTGGGAAGCAAGACTGCCTATGGTTTCAATAGGATGCTGCCCTGCTTCCAAAAGCCCAGGCTACACCACAACCTACCCAGTTGACCATAAAGTCTTACTTTTTGTCAGAGTAGAGGAGTGCATAAACTTCTCTGTGCATTCCTTCCGGCCTCTTAAACGTCAATGTCTCTGAAGATTTCTTggattttttctgaaagaaaagaatagcATTTTAGATTCAGAAGCAGCAATCCCTGAAGGAACATTAAACTACATAACCTGGTACCCGGCgatggttttcatttttatgtggTTTTAGACACCTTGAATTTCTTTCTGGTGGAAGACACTGACAGATGCCCATCTTCAGTGACAGCACTCACCAGTACTGATACTTGTTGCTGACAATACACACTTAAATTCCAAGTTGAACACCTGGCTGTAGTTTTCAGGGGCTGGTACACTGAGCTTTTCTTTACTAGGTAAGCACTATCCTCACATGAAGGTATTAATGCGTCGccgtggtttaaccccagctggcaaatAAGTACCCCGcagccattcactcactcccacacacacagtgggatggggagaagaatcgagagaaaaagtaaaacccGTGGgtagaaataagaacagtttaataatcaAAGTATAATAGAATACCAGTAAcaataatgaaaagggaaatatgagaaagagagagtaaaaaaaactaaagccaaaaccaaactgaTGCATAATACGATttctcaccacctgctgactgatgtCCAGCCCACTCACGAGCAGTGAACAGCCCCTCCTGGCCAACTGCCCCCAGTTCCTgtactgagcatgatgttctagagtatggaatacccctctggctagtttgggtcaggtgtcctgtctctgcttcctcccagctccttgtgcccctcctcagtGGGGAGCATGAGgaactgaaaagtccttaacTTAGGGTAAGCATTACACAGTAACGAAAACATTGGtgtattatcaacactgttcccagactaaagccaaaacacagctactaggaagaaatgcatttaactAAGTGATTTTCTACCTTTTACAGAAGAGAATAAGAAATGTCTTCCTAGGCTTTTGGTCACTTTGTTCTGCAGCAACTTCAGTTTTACCAGTTGAGACCAACCCCTTGCAGTAGCCCCATGTCAAAACTACCAGTATCACCTACAAAAGTAAACCCTCATCCCCACCTCTACACTCCCATTTatacagcaaagaaatataTTCATGTTTATATAATTCCTAGTATGAAGAAACTCAGTGGAGAAAACTCAATCTGGCCCCTAAAACCTTGTCAAAACTAATGGTTTCTAAGACATAGTCCACCTGATATCACATATACAAGTTTATAAAGTAATTGGGTTTAGATTCAGGTAGATACAGTAGCAGTCATATTAACAACGTACACCTGATATACATGGATGAATTTACTGATAGTCCAGAGCATCTGGTCTAACTGTACCATCTTTTAACTACTAGCCACATCACTACTTTAAAGTACCTGTTTATCACATCACTACCAACTTTTAAATCAGAATACTTTGTAATAGTAAAACCCACACTCTGTCATAAATTGTATTAAATCCATACATTCACCTTTATCAGGCAAATTCAAAatcccattaaaaaataataacctATCAGCTTGGACTACAACGCTTTCCATAAAACATCATGACAGACATTTACTGTATTGGCACCTTTTCACTCCTAATCAAACACCTGTCTCCCAGCATGTCCATCACTGCCCAGGAGCAATGTAAGGCCAACAGAGGCAGTTACACATGGGTCATCACACACCCTGTTTGAACACAGGCTTCTGGAACAACCCCAAAGTTCCCAGATTTATTAGAAGTTAATATCAGCAGGCCAGAGATCAGCTCAGACAGCTCTTTTAGGAGTTGAGAACAAATTGCTTGGTACTGctgatttaaatgtttttatgcccagtaatttttattttaacattctCAGTCACTAATGGACTGGGAAGTACTTCATGGTTCTCTTGTGATTTAAAGACATCAATCTGTTTCTTTCCTAATTGAGTACAGATCTATTTCCTGAGCAAGTGCTGCACTGTTACTAGCAATTTTGCTCTCTCCACACAATAATGGCTTATACCTTTGGTCTGATTTAGTTTCTGTGCTGAAATTCTGAATGTTTCAACCACAGCCGCAAGCGGCTTCCTGCACTCCTCCAGAAGCCTCTCACTgcacctctccttcctctcttcccattACAGTAAATCTGGGGAGAAGTCCCTCTTACTCTCTGCTCCAAAAGAGAGACAGACAGCCATCAGTACTCCTCCAGCAATCTGATAGCTAACAGAAAAACACACCTAAATCAAAGAACTTAAACTCTGAACACTCACTGGCACAACATTCAAAGGCTGAATCCAGCCACACACTGGACGCACTATTCACCAGCTCAGCTGGTAACTGGTGATTTTAACATTTCAGCCTCTATATTCCTGAAACTCATCAGTCTTCCATTACAGCAATTATACTGTGTCCTAGCCCCAGCACAGAACTCATGAAATCACTGTGCATCTCTTCAGCAGAGACAAAGACAGTCAGGAAGTACTTTCAGGGATGGAGTGGCTGCTcatgtttagttttgttttggtttttttttcacaaacaaATACAGATCACACCATCTCTGTACCAAAGTTCCTGGGGATTTCATCTCCCCCAGCTCGTTTCCAAGCACCCCCACATCTCATAACTACTCATTGACACCTTGCAAGCCAAGCCTTTACCCaaatttaaaacacagaaggCAACAACATAACGTGGCATATTACCACACAGAACACAGCATGTGAAGTCGTATATCCTTAACACAGCTTACTAACTTGCACGCATTCCCACAGGCAACGTGTCCCAGTTCTCTCATACACCAGCCACACACCTTCCCTGCAGAAGGACTGCTCAAGTCAgacaagggtttttttctaaaacaagaCTGTGTTATATTATTTCCATCTGCTTGTGGGCTAAATAGTAAAAACACTTCTCACTCCACAAAACAGGGGTTTTCAAGACAGCTGAAAATGCCCTCAGGCCAGGCCCAGCTCACCAGGACACCACTTACACAGCTCCAGTTTAAATACCACCCCAAATGCCACAGTGCAGTTTAACTAAGAACACCAGTAACTGGGCCCTCCAGGCATTTCCAGATATTCCTAGGAAGCCTGGAATTAAACAGACTATGGTAGGAACATGCTTTATTGCATCTTTTTTCCAATATCTGCCCCAGACACCACACGCACGGTCAGTCAGTGCcaagaaaacaagcagcagcCCTTTAGGGCCTTGCAGTTCACCTTATCCGAGTTGATGATATCCTTTTTGTTGATGGTGCCCGTGTTCTCCGACTCCACACCACCCAGCTCCAGGATGTCCCGCACATCTGCGCCCGTCGCCatctctcctgctgctcagtGGCCTTCTCTGCTGCCGTCCTGTCTGCTCCCTCCGGCTCTAGGGAGGGTAAACCAGGGCACCAGGGTTAACGTACGCCTCTCATGAGGTCTGCCCTGTACACGCACAAACATGCTTATGTACATACGTATAACACACAGctcacacatacatatatatatgtatatacatacatacaacatgctgccc from Lathamus discolor isolate bLatDis1 chromosome 3, bLatDis1.hap1, whole genome shotgun sequence encodes the following:
- the DMAP1 gene encoding DNA methyltransferase 1-associated protein 1, producing the protein MATGADVRDILELGGVESENTGTINKKDIINSDKKKSKKSSETLTFKRPEGMHREVYALLYSDKKDAPPLLPSDTTQGYRTVKAKLGSKKVRPWKWMPFTNPARKDGAMFYHWRRAAEEGKDYPFARFNKAVQVPVYSEQEYQMYLHDDAWTKAETDHLFDLARRFDLRFVVIHDRYDHQQFKKRSVEDLKERYYHICAKLANIRAAPGTDLKIPVFDAGHERRRKEQLERLYNRTPEQVAEEEYLIQELRKIETRKKEREKRTQDLQKLITAADTTTEQRRAERKAPKKKLPQKKETEKPAVPETAGIKFPDFKSAGVTLRSQRMKLPSSVGQKKIKALEQMLMELGVDLNPMPTEEIVQMFNELRSDLVLLYELKQAFANCEYELQMLRHRYEALAKAGSIGPLTAEGAHPDGQAGLGIEEVKGDTKDQIIDVVGAPLTPNSVRRKVVGAEQGALRSPTQMP